AAGCGACCGCAAGGAATCGCAATTCTTCCTCGCGCGTCCACGTCACAATTTTGACTGACGGAGCGTTTTGGTTTGGCGGTAAATTCTCCGTGTAACAATTTGTCCCACTCACGTAAGAAAAAGAGAGCCGTGCCTGTAATTTTCTTCCTCCATCCACTGGCGTTTGGGAGCCGGAGCAGCCAAGCGTGACCCTCCAAAAGCGAAATCCGCGTCACACTTGCCCCCGCCCGCACGGAGTAAACAAAGATTCTCGAATATTTATTGGTGGCCATAAATAAAAAGAATCTCGCCATTTTCCAAGCACGAGATTCCCAAAGGTTCAAAGCCACTTGGATCGCGGATCGCCCGGCCCATAACGTGACGAAGCCAACTTGGCCCACGGTATCGTGCCCCCGCACCCGGTCCACTCGACCGCACCACGGAATGCCTCGCCGACAACCCGGCCCCACACGAATCTCCTTCCTCACGGGCTCGGTGAGTCGGTGCTCCGCGCCCACGGATCCTCGCCTCCAACTGGCGGCCCCGCATCCACCTCAGCAGCGCAGGAGCCGCCGGACCACTAGTAGAGCCGTTGGGAGGCGCACGAGTCACGACGACGCGGAGGCGCAGCAGAAAGGGACGGCACTCTCTCGTGAGGCGAGGAGGCGGAGCCATGGCGGCGTCGGCGAAGGGGCGGCTCGTGCCGGTGctcgcggtggcggcggcgctcgcggccgTGCTCCTCTACCGCGCGCCCTTCTCCAAGGTCCCCGGGATTCCCGACAGCGATGGGTGTATCttccttccttctctctcctctccGCGCTGTCGAATCTGTGCTGGAAACTGAGGCGgtgttctttctctctctctctcttggtTGCAGAGTTTGGGCGGCGAAGGGTGCAGCCTCCTCCCGCACGACCACTTCTGGATCGCCAGCGAACGCGTCGTCACGCTCGGCCGCGTCGGACCCGCCGCAGGTGACTGTTCGTTCCATGCCATCTCGCGCGTTGACCTCGCTCATCATCGCTCCGCACTCTCACCTCGGTGAAACTGTAACCGAGAGAAATGGCGATGTGAAGCGGATTACTACAGAAGTTGGGTCTGCCAGACAGATTTCTGACGCTGATGGTTCCTCTGTGATGATTGATGGTGCGTGCAGTGGAGGTCAAAGGGGGCCTGATCAACGCGATCGCCGTCGGGGACTACCGCAACTTCGTGCTCCGGCGGCCGCTCCTCGACTACGGAGACGCTGTCATCATGCCCGGACTCATCGACGTGTTAGCATCTCGTACTTGCTTAGCCTGCCTCACTGAATACTGATAGGAGATTAGGCATGGCCAAAATGGTGGTGCAAACAGTGACTCTTGTTCTGATCTGCGGATGCATAACTGTCCCAGTTTCCTTTTTCCTCAGTCTCTGATGGTCCTGATTATTCTGTCAGGCATGCCCATCTCGATGAGCCTGGACGCGAGGAGTGGGAGGGCTTCTCCACTGGTACAAGGGCTGCTGCTGCAGGTGCAAATTCATTTCAGTCATACAGCAAACTAATTAATTACTAGTTATTGCGTGGTCTTGGTGTTTAGACTTGACATGCCCGTATGCTTATGGAGCATGGCCTGAGTCTCTGTCAGTGAACAGCAAAGCACAATACATAATCGTGCAAATCCTTTTGTTTCAGGTGGGATAACAACGCTAGTGGACATGCCACTCAACAGCTTTCCATCAACAGTTTCTGAAGAAACTCTCAAGCTGAAGGTCAGGTTTCTCTGTAAGTTGCAGTATCACTGCATAGAAACATAATGCACATATAGTGGCTACCTGCCTTTTTCCCGTGATTAACACTGGTTTCGCGTGCCTTACTTCAGCTCGAAGCAGCTCGGGATAAGCTATTTGTTGATGTAGGTAAGTTGGCTGACTGAAACGCTGAAACGAACGGTTCCTTTTCTTTCAGATGTTTTCCACACCAAAGTGCTGTATCTCAAACTCTTTCGTGACACGTACTCTGAAGGGAACAAAATAAACTCTTGCATAAGATTTGCATATCTTCAAATCTGACTCCTATATTACTCTCATACAGGGTTCTGGGGTGGCCTTGTGCCAGAGAACGCCTTCAATCCAAGTGCTTTGGAGAGCCTCCTAAATGCAGGAGTTTTAGGACTAAAGGTTTGTTTCTCATCTAGCAGTTAGTACTGAACTCGTAGTCGCTAGGTTTTGGACATCATTTTCAGTTTCTGTTCCATGTTCCTTGTTTTGCACAAGGAAGCTTTTCTTGCCGTCAAGCACAGTAGTAACGTTAGAATGATAGAATCAGACAGCAAAGATTCCAATGTTTAGAGGTTCTTGCTAAGAATTTAAGTAGCAGGTCCCTGCTTCTTTTCCTCTTTTTAGCCAGCAGATGTATACACAAACTGACTGCTCTCACTTTTTATGGTTCTAGTCTTTTATGTGCCCCTCAGGCATCAACGACTTTCCCATGACAAATTCAACCCATATCGAGGTATGTCTTATTATTTTCCTTATTCTAGATTCACAGATTTTCCAATTTTTTTCTATGGAATCTCTGATGCGCTTCTCTCTGTGTTATGACACTATAGGAAGGATTGGTTACACTGGCAAAATACCAGAGACCTTTACTTATCCATGCTGAACGTATACctgatgatgaggatgatgatGGACTCGATGGTGAACTAGATCCTCGATCCTATGCGACGTATCTGAAGTCTAGACCACCAGCATGGTAATTATATCATTATGTTAGTCTGTGCATCTTGGGTGAAACAATTAGTCTCTTTGGAGTCAAGTGTCAACTATGTTCTTGAGCAGTAGGGTTTAGAACTGTGAAGGTCTGAAGGATAATCTTTAGTTCTTCACCATAAATGACTCACTTTATAAATCTTGCGATCGCTTAAACCTAGGGAGGAATCAGCTATCAGAGATTTGCAACGTGCGATGAAGGACACAGAGGCAGGGGGTCGGTCAGAAGGAGCTCATATTCACATCGTTCATCTGTCAGATGCAAAAGCTTCCCTTGAACTTATGAAGGTATAAAATATAAAAAGAAAATACTGTACAACATTGCCATGACTTATATGAACTTCTGGTTTCAACTAAGTTCAGAAATAAGCTGCACGTGAACAAAATGAATGCCAGATTCTGCTCCTCTAAAATGCGAAACTATTGTTGTTGAAAAAGCTATGCATATTACTGTACTGATGACTTCTTTTCATGGTGTTGTCATGTTGTGATTTCATACTGTAAGTCTCTCTGCTTGTAGGATGCTAAACGCACTGGTGCAAGCGTGACTGTAGAAACATGTCCTCATTACCTGGCATTTTCAGCTGACGAAGTTCCAGATGGGGATACTCGCTTCAAATGTGCCCCTCCTATACGTGATGGCATGAACAGAGAAAATCTTTGGAAAGCTCTGCTCGTATGCTACTTCTTCACACTGGTTCTGACTTCTTGACAGCTTCTAGCAAACTGATCGAGTTAAATTTCGCATAATTAATATTAGGACGGACACATAGACATGTTAAGCTCAGACCACTCACCATCAGCTCCTGATCTCAAACTAATGGAAGAAGGCAACTTTTTAAAGGCATGGGGAGGTATATCATCATTGCAGGTTAGTTTCTCATAGTTTCAGTATTTTGGGACACTAGTACATGTCAATTCACATTAGTTCAGTGCCCATTGACTTCAGAACTGCCAATGCAAACTTTTCTGCAAATTCAATCATACTTCAAGCAAAGTGGAACACTAATACTGAAAAATTAATGTCCATGAATTAATTGTGCACGCTCTGTAACCAATTTGGCATAAATATCTGCAGTTTGTTCTCCCTGTGACATGGTCGTATGGGAAAAAGTACGGCATTACTTTGAATCAACTAGCCGCATGGTGGAGTGAAAATCCAGCTAAGCTTGCAGGGCAAAAGAACAAGGTACTGAAAATGCTGTGCCATCTCATATAGGCAGCTAAAGTTCAGTTTAATTTTATTTTGCTTTTGCCTTTCTAGACAATTGATACCATGAAGCACATATTCTCAAAGAAATGTTGATTATACATTTTATCACAATAAAGGATCTCAAGTGTAGTGCTGATTTGTGTAGGGAGCTATTCTGCCGGGATACCATGCTGACATTGTAGTATGGAAACCTGAGGCACAGTTCGAACTTGATGACAGCCATTCTGTGTACCATAAACACCGGGTTTGCTCCCTGCCTCAAATGATCTTATATATTTCAATTGTTATATATTCTTGCAAAACTGGACCATTGACAGGAAATTCATACAAAATTTGCAGAATATTTCTGCATATTTAGGGAAAGAACTTTCTGGTAAGGTCCTGTCTACTTTTGTGAGAGGAAATCTTGTGTTTGCAGAAGACAAGCACGCAAAGGCCGCCTGTGGTGCTACAATCCTCGCTAAGTAAGATCGCAGGTTCAAAGGTATGGTATCTTGGATCATTAGCTTAATCACTGCATACATGCTACGAGAATATGAATGTATCTGGCATAAGAATTGATAGGCTAATGATTTACGTGTTTTGGTACTAACTTTGTGTTTTCTTCTGTGTGCAAGGTGGATGCAGAGCTGCTCCAGTACTGCCCTTGCTGATCCATAGCGTATATGCTTGTATGCGCTGTGTATCTGTAGGTTACCCCTGTGTATAATTGAAGCCATTTATGCCATTGTTGTAGTGTAGTAGAACCCGCAACTGGATTGGCTTCAAGTTTGCCCCAGTTGCCAATTGGTCTGTTGGACCTTCTGTATTATAATTTGCTTTTGTCTATTGATATGGAAAAAAAACTTGTCCAAATCTATTGTCTCCATATACATGTTCTGTTGATATGATGAAAATTTCTTCCATTTTCATCCAGATTTATGCTGGCAAATGAACTGGGAAGGACCAATGAACTGGGAAGGACCGTGCACTCGCTCATGGTAGCACAAAACGTATTCTATCTTTACGTTAAAGCGGAATGGAAACGGAAAATGTCCGGGACTGTCTCCAAGCGATAAGCCGAAGCCTGCTAGTCTGCGCGCGGCTTCAAGCGTGGAGCTCTCCCGCTTCCACGGCCATGGCAGCCCCCGCCAAGCTTACCCTTCTCCTCCCAACCACCCTCACCTCTACTGTTTCCTTCCCCAGCCGCGTCGTACTGAAGCCATTCCCTCCGCTGCAACGCCTCGTAgttgccgctgccgcctcctcgtcgtcctcccAAACCTTGTTATCGTCCCCCTCGTTGGAAACACCGGAGGCGAGGCAGATACGTCTAGAGACGGAGTCCGCCCTGGAATGGGGCAGCGTATGCGCGCGGCTGGCAGACttcgccgccacctccgccggcCGTGCCGCCTGTGTGGAAGGTCGGGTCGCCGTCGGGCGGAGCCGGGAGGAGAGCGAGAGGCTGATCGAGCAGACGGCCGCGGCGGTGCTTTTGTCGGCGCCACTGGACTTCGGTGGCGTGGAGGACGTGTCCGCGGTCGTCGCCGCGGCTACCGGTGGGCGGTTGCTCGCCGTGCGAGAGATTTGTGTAGTCGGGCGCAGCATCCGGGCCGCCCGCGGAGTATTTGATCAATTGCAGAGCCTCGCCCAGGAAACGCAAGACGGGAGGTGAGGAATTGCTTCAGGTTCATACTGATGGCAATGGCATTGATCAGTGGCAGATGATTTtaacagttgcttgtggtgccTGAGACCTGTGCGGGGATATTGTTTCCGTTTTATGGTAGCTTGTGCAGATAAATCACGATTTTTTGCTATTCACATCTGTTTGCAGATTACAGATGTTCTTAGATATTTGTTTGATTCATGTTTCTTGAATGAAAAAAGGCGTTGATTCATCTTCCAGCAGGTACTCTCCTCTTCTGGATGTACTGCAAGGTTGTGACTTCTTGACTGAACTTGTGCAACGGATAGAATTTTGCCTTGATTCCACTCTTTCTCTGGTCCTGGATCGCGCCAGCAAGAATCTAGAAACAATTCGCAGAGAAAGGAGGAGGAACATTGAGATGTTAGAATCTCTGTTGAAAGATACAGCTTCAAAGATTTTCCAAGCTGGTGGGATTGATAGTCCTGTGGTCACTAAGCGCCGTTCTAGGATGTGTGTTGGTGTGAAAGCTTCACACAAGCATTTGGTGCCTGGTGGAATTGTTCTAAGTTCCAGCGGCTCTGGTGCAACGTACTTTATGGAGCCGAGGGATGCTGTTGAGCTTAACAACAGGGAAGTTAAACTCTCAGGTGATGAGAGAGCAGAGGAATTGGTAATATTAGGCTTGCTAACTTCAAGTATCGTAGACTCCCAACTGAAGATCAGAAATTTGATGGACAGGATTTTGGAATTGGACCTTGCCATTGCTAGAGGGTCGTATGCACTATGGACAAATGGTGTCAAACCAAGCTTCAGTGACAGTTATAGCAGCAGCCAGTCGGATCAGAGCAGCGACTATTCAGTTTATATTGAGGGCATTCGGCATCCTTTGCTACTTGAACATTCTCTCATGGCAGAAGATTCAACTATAGAAGCATCTGAAATGCCTGTTCCATTGGACTTGTGGGTGAAAAAGGATGCAAGGATAGTTGTGATCTCTGGACCCAACACTGGAGGCAAAACTGCCACTATGAAGACCTTGGGGCTGTCCTCACTTATGTCAAAAGCTGGAATTTTCTTCCCAGCCAAAGGAAGGCCTAGGATTCCATGGTTCGATCAGGTTCTTGCAGATATTGGTGATCACCAGGTAGTCTCTGTCCTTTGATGCGATTTTCTGTAATAATTTCCGGGGCAATAAGCTTATTGACAAAAAATATTTTTTGGGTTGAAGTCGCTGGAGCACAGCCTCTCTACATTCAGTGGGCACATATCACGCCTGCGCAGGATTGTAGAAGTTGTATCAAAAGATTCTCTAGTTTTAATTGATGAGATTGGAAGTGGCACTGATCCATCAGAAGGTGTAGCTCTTTCAACCAGCATTTTAAAGTTTCTTGCAAGTAAAGTGAACTTGGCCATTGTGACAACTCATTATGCTGATCTAAGTTGTCTCCAGTCAGTTGATAGCAGATTTGAGAATGCTGCAATGGAATTTTGTTTAGAAACTCTGCAACCAACATATCGAATCTTATGGGGCACTACTGGTAATTCCAATGCACTTAGTATTGCAAAATCAATCGGTTTTGATCAAAAAGTGCTTGATCGCGCACAAGAGTGGGTTGAGAAGCTGTTGCCTGATAAGCAAAAGGAACGCCAAGGTTTACTTTATGATTCTCTCCTCGATGAAAGAAACCTTTTGGAGTCTCAGGCAAATGAAGCTGCATCTGTTCTTTCACAAGTTGAAGGGTTGTACAATGAGGTAGCTTTACTCTAATGATTTGTTCtggctttttttaaaaaaaatttgcCATGGCAGTGATGTACATAGATTCTCATCATTCCCTCACTTGAAATCTTACTTTATTTATTCTGACAATGAAGATTCGTTTGGAAGCTGATGATCTTGAAAGTCGAGTAGCTGCTTTGAGGACAAGAGAGACCCAAAATGTTCAACAAGAACTAAAGGTTGTGAAGTCTCAGATGGACACAATAATTAAGAACTTTGAAGTTCAACTGAAGAATTCAAAACTTGAACAATACAATTCACTAATGAGGAAAGCAGAAGCTGCCACTGCTTCAGTGGTTGCTGCTCATCAGCCAAATGAAATAACTTTCAACGATGATGAAAACCAGAGTTTGTTTGTTCCGCAAATTGGAGACAAAGTGTATATCCAAGGATTGGGAGGAGGAACTATGGCTACTGTTATTGAAACTCTTGGAGAAGATGGGAGCTGCATCGTTCAATATGGAAAGATAAAGGTTCAAGTCAAGAGAAGCAAGATGAAATTGGTTCAACAAGGTACAAATGAGACAGCAACTTCCTCTTCTGTAAAACCAAAGGTATGCTGCATCTTCTCAGCATCACAGCATGCTATCTATTCACATCAATTCTAGTTTCGGTAGTTTTTTGAAAGCACTGCGTAAGACTACAAGAAGAACAAAATATCTTCAGAATGTTAGAGATTTCTTAACTAAGCCATGGCATTAATTATAGATAAAACCTGTTTCAATTTTGCAGTGACTGAAAAAAAAAGCCC
The sequence above is drawn from the Panicum hallii strain FIL2 chromosome 7, PHallii_v3.1, whole genome shotgun sequence genome and encodes:
- the LOC112899635 gene encoding LOW QUALITY PROTEIN: uncharacterized protein LOC112899635 (The sequence of the model RefSeq protein was modified relative to this genomic sequence to represent the inferred CDS: substituted 1 base at 1 genomic stop codon) codes for the protein MPGLIDVHAHLDEPGREEWEGFSTGTRAAAAGGITTLVDMPLNSFPSTVSEETLKLKLEAARDKLFVDVGFWGGLVPENAFNPSALESLLNAGVLGLKSFMCPSGINDFPMTNSTHIEEGLVTLAKYQRPLLIHAERIPDDEDDDGLDGELDPRSYATYLKSRPPAWEESAIRDLQRAMKDTEAGGRSEGAHIHIVHLSDAKASLELMKDAKRTGASVTVETCPHYLAFSADEVPDGDTRFKCAPPIRDGMNRENLWKALLDGHIDMLSSDHSPSAPDLKLMEEGNFLKAWGGISSLQFVLPVTWSYGKKYGITLNQLAAWWSENPAKLAGQKNKGAILPGYHADIVVWKPEAQFELDDSHSVYHKHRNISAYLGKELSGKVLSTFVRGNLVFAEDKHAKAACGATILAKXDRSTKRILSLRVDSSSSRYSPLLDVLQGCDFLTELVQRIEFCLDSTLSLVLDRASKNLETIRRERRRNIEMLESLLKDTASKIFQAGGIDSPVVTKRRSRMCVGVKASHKHLVPGGIVLSSSGSGATYFMEPRDAVELNNREVKLSGDERAEELVILGLLTSSIVDSQLKIRNLMDRILELDLAIARGSYALWTNGVKPSFSDSYSSSQSDQSSDYSVYIEGIRHPLLLEHSLMAEDSTIEASEMPVPLDLWVKKDARIVVISGPNTGGKTATMKTLGLSSLMSKAGIFFPAKGRPRIPWFDQVLADIGDHQSLEHSLSTFSGHISRLRRIVEVVSKDSLVLIDEIGSGTDPSEGVALSTSILKFLASKVNLAIVTTHYADLSCLQSVDSRFENAAMEFCLETLQPTYRILWGTTGNSNALSIAKSIGFDQKVLDRAQEWVEKLLPDKQKERQGLLYDSLLDERNLLESQANEAASVLSQVEGLYNEIRLEADDLESRVAALRTRETQNVQQELKVVKSQMDTIIKNFEVQLKNSKLEQYNSLMRKAEAATASVVAAHQPNEITFNDDENQSLFVPQIGDKVYIQGLGGGTMATVIETLGEDGSCIVQYGKIKVQVKRSKMKLVQQGTNETATSSSVKPKGRTPKQRSAAAETNQSQDGSVSFGPVVQTSKNTVDLRGKRVSEASYELQMAIDSCRPCQVLFVVHGMGTGAVKDCAIDVLRNHPRVAKFEDESPLNYGCTVAYIQ
- the LOC112899634 gene encoding uncharacterized protein LOC112899634, with product METENVRDCLQAISRSLLVCARLQAWSSPASTAMAAPAKLTLLLPTTLTSTVSFPSRVVLKPFPPLQRLVVAAAASSSSSQTLLSSPSLETPEARQIRLETESALEWGSVCARLADFAATSAGRAACVEGRVAVGRSREESERLIEQTAAAVLLSAPLDFGGVEDVSAVVAAATGGRLLAVREICVVGRSIRAARGVFDQLQSLAQETQDGR